One region of Triticum aestivum cultivar Chinese Spring chromosome 6B, IWGSC CS RefSeq v2.1, whole genome shotgun sequence genomic DNA includes:
- the LOC123133043 gene encoding uncharacterized protein, whose protein sequence is MKGGMRRILNLGLYDGRRHLYSLRRLDLLKINFFHPTAEQVAAHGKVLPTVLTPAEANTTRISGTNLAAAAAAAPKIDPPKTELVIRPPQLDYSMWNHHTVHFLPTASESKVVIADRGNRMLRFDVVDGTRCIDTLPWLNGPKVMPMAISIPPTDVHIHDGEDTGDLYIIDGLLYPHMAEERPQFEALVWRGIRPTRHRFWHCDILPLPPWITHRKRAFVHSHALVGDTICFSISGTEGASTYRSSNSAGVEGAGTYCFHIETREWSKAGDWLMPFHGKADYVPELGLWFGISSQGNLPCAADLSGVVTGEEPSPEKMRIWARDDLPDEWQPDILFRSKVASLGSGRFILMDMLGTIASASRKEFTLFTGIEVAFSNGSKGKGNSGTDGSGNESGSGDDSENGGKGKAGTMCGLRMIKHKSGRYMYNRQLEIQAVF, encoded by the coding sequence ATGAAGGGCGGCATGCGGCGGATCCTAAACCTTGGGTTGTATGACGGCCGCAGGCACCTGTATTCGCTCCGGCGCTTGGACCTCCTCAAGATTAATTTTTTTCACCCCACGGCAGAACAAGTGGCCGCGCATGGCAAGGTGTTGCCAACAGTACTGACGCCCGCCGAGGCCAACACGACAAGGATCTCCGGCACTaatttggcggcggcggcggcggcggcgcccaagATTGATCCTCCAAAGACCGAGCTGGTCATAAGGCCGCCGCAGCTCGACTACTCCATGTGGAACCATCACACCGTTCATTTCTTGCCAACCGCCTCGGAGAGCAAGGTCGTCATTGCCGACCGCGGGAACCGCATGCTGCGCTTCGACGTCGTCGATGGCACCCGCTGCATCGATACGCTGCCATGGCTCAACGGACCCAAGGTGATGCCGATGGCCATCTCCATCCCTCCAACGGATGTACACATCCATGACGGCGAAGACACCGGCGACCTCTACATCATCGATGGCCTCCTCTACCCGCACATGGCGGAGGAGCGGCCGCAGTTCGAGGCCCTGGTGTGGAGGGGGATCCGCCCGACCCGTCACAGGTTTTGGCACTGCGACATCCTCCCGCTGCCGCCGTGGATCACCCACCGCAAGCGCGCCTTCGTCCACAGCCACGCCCTCGTCGGCGACACCATCTGCTTCTCCATCTCTGGCACTGAGGGTGCCAGCACCTACCGCTCCTCCAACTCTGCAGGCGTCGAGGGTGCCGGCACCTACTGCTTCCACATTGAGACTCGTGAGTGGAGCAAAGCTGGCGACTGGCTCATGCCCTTCCATGGCAAGGCGGATTACGTCCCCGAGCTTGGTCTCTGGTTTGGCATCTCTTCGCAAGGCAACCTCCCCTGCGCTGCTGACCTCTCGGGCGTTGTCACAGGGGAGGAGCCGTCGCCAGAGAAGATGCGGATCTGGGCTCGTGATGACCTGCCAGACGAGTGGCAGCCCGACATTTTGTTCAGGTCCAAGGTCGCGAGTCTCGGTTCTGGCAGGTTCATCCTCATGGACATGTTGGGTACCATTGCATCTGCATCTCGCAAGGAATTTACCCTCTTCACTGGTATTGAGGTAGCGTTCAGCAATGGCAGCAAAGGCAAAGGCAACAGTGGCACCGATGGCTCCGGCAACGAGAGTGGCTCTGGTGACGACAGCGAGAATGGCGGCAAAGGCAAAGCAGGGACAATGTGTGGCCTCCGTATGATCAAGCACAAATCCGGTCGTTACATGTATAACAGGCAATTAGAGATCCAGGCGGTGTTCTGA